Proteins from a genomic interval of Mycolicibacterium grossiae:
- a CDS encoding TetR/AcrR family transcriptional regulator, producing the protein MARPPDPARRDELLRAIVDHLERTGIGDLSLAPLAEAVGTSKRMLLYYFGDRRGLVAQALEYSRPDVGALFQDVGDPKELTDAVTRLWHALTRGSQRHSVRLLLQVLSLSVTDPETYGAHALTSVRLLLDPVAAAFRDAGFTAEQATRRATLVVSGLRGLCQDLLVTRERTRVDAAARLLIDAAVAAPD; encoded by the coding sequence GTGGCGCGCCCCCCGGACCCCGCGCGGCGCGACGAGCTGTTGCGCGCGATCGTCGACCACCTCGAGCGGACCGGCATCGGCGATCTCTCCCTCGCGCCGCTGGCCGAAGCCGTCGGCACCAGCAAGCGCATGCTGCTCTACTACTTCGGCGACCGCCGCGGACTCGTCGCGCAGGCACTCGAGTACAGCCGGCCCGACGTCGGCGCGCTGTTCCAGGACGTCGGCGACCCGAAGGAATTGACCGACGCCGTCACCCGACTGTGGCATGCCCTGACCCGCGGCTCCCAGCGGCACAGCGTGCGCCTGCTGCTGCAGGTGCTCAGCCTCTCGGTGACCGACCCGGAAACCTATGGCGCACATGCGCTCACGTCGGTGCGACTGCTCCTCGATCCCGTCGCCGCGGCCTTCCGTGACGCCGGCTTCACGGCCGAACAGGCGACCCGCCGCGCGACGCTCGTCGTCTCCGGGCTGCGCGGCCTGTGCCAGGACCTGCTTGTCACCCGGGAGCGCACACGCGTCGACGCGGCGGCACGGCTCCTGATCGACGCCGCGGTCGCCGCGCCCGATTGA
- a CDS encoding NAD-dependent epimerase/dehydratase family protein, protein MADPVTAPRRIVVTGASGNVGSGVLRALARHVPEAEVVGVCRRPPTVGDLYARVHWHAVDLSAPDAAERLAPAMAGADVVIHLALALYPVHDTDYLYRANVLGTQAVLTAMTEAGIRHLVYASSLGVYAPGPRVPVPETYPTTGQPTSTYSRHKVMVEAILDDYERAHPDTVVSRFRPTVVAQRETASMVRSLYLGPLIPRIALEIMRRKALPVLPLPRGLALQFVHTDDVGEAAVRLMRCRSVGSYNVAADPLDDAGLAALVGGRPIPIDAGFVRRVVVALSSLHAIAVTPGWYDVATNTPLMDTTKLRTETGWAPTHSSTDSARELIDGLADGAVGSSAALGYDDAAVATTRTAVDTVHDASLALWLALAVARALGVRRVGWPEAAAIGTNLAAGTPAALDRLARRRRDPVALLAPPTVGAAVLASRRGGWAPVIATSLLGVLALAERRRSTR, encoded by the coding sequence ATGGCTGATCCGGTGACGGCACCGCGGCGCATCGTCGTCACCGGCGCGTCCGGCAATGTCGGTAGCGGCGTGCTGCGCGCCTTGGCGCGCCACGTCCCCGAGGCGGAGGTGGTCGGCGTGTGCCGGCGCCCTCCGACCGTCGGCGACCTGTATGCGCGCGTGCACTGGCACGCGGTCGACCTTTCCGCTCCCGACGCCGCCGAACGGCTCGCTCCGGCGATGGCGGGCGCCGACGTCGTCATCCACCTCGCGCTCGCGCTCTACCCGGTGCACGACACCGACTACCTCTACCGCGCGAACGTGCTTGGCACGCAAGCGGTCTTGACTGCCATGACCGAGGCCGGCATCAGGCATCTCGTCTACGCCTCGAGCCTCGGCGTGTATGCACCGGGACCGCGGGTCCCGGTTCCGGAGACCTACCCGACCACCGGCCAGCCCACGTCGACCTACAGCAGGCACAAGGTGATGGTCGAGGCCATCCTCGACGACTACGAACGCGCCCATCCCGACACCGTCGTCAGCCGCTTCCGGCCCACGGTGGTGGCCCAGCGCGAGACCGCGTCGATGGTGCGGTCGCTCTATCTGGGGCCGTTGATTCCGCGCATCGCGCTGGAGATCATGCGGCGCAAGGCACTTCCCGTACTTCCGTTGCCCCGGGGCCTCGCGTTGCAGTTCGTGCACACCGACGACGTCGGTGAGGCGGCCGTTCGCCTGATGCGGTGCCGTTCGGTGGGCTCGTACAACGTCGCGGCCGATCCGCTGGACGACGCCGGCCTGGCAGCCCTGGTGGGCGGGCGGCCGATTCCGATCGACGCCGGATTCGTGCGGCGCGTCGTCGTCGCGCTGAGCAGCCTGCACGCGATCGCCGTCACGCCCGGCTGGTACGACGTCGCGACCAACACGCCGCTGATGGACACCACCAAGCTGCGCACCGAGACCGGTTGGGCGCCAACGCACTCCTCCACCGACAGTGCGCGTGAACTGATCGACGGACTGGCCGACGGCGCCGTCGGATCGAGCGCCGCACTGGGATACGACGACGCAGCGGTCGCGACGACGCGCACGGCGGTCGACACGGTGCACGACGCCTCGCTGGCGCTGTGGCTGGCGCTGGCCGTGGCACGGGCACTCGGAGTGCGTCGCGTGGGCTGGCCCGAAGCCGCCGCGATCGGCACCAATCTCGCCGCGGGCACGCCCGCCGCGCTCGATCGGCTCGCACGGCGCCGTCGCGATCCCGTGGCGCTGCTCGCACCACCGACCGTCGGCGCCGCCGTGCTGGCCAGCCGCCGCGGCGGCTGGGCGCCCGTGATCGCCACGTCCCTGCTGGGCGTCCTCGCCCTCGCCGAACGCCGGAGGAGCACGCGATGA
- a CDS encoding SDR family NAD(P)-dependent oxidoreductase yields the protein MNTENGNGRQVVVVVGASSGIGRETALAYARRRANVVLASRSEDALNEVAEECAAAGATDVLVAPTDITDADQVRDLFATAVATYGHVDVAVQCAAITAFGRFEDLPVDVFDAVIRTNLLGAVNVARAALLHFQERDAGHLVLVGSLLGVTAVPFQSAYVMSKFAISGLVRALRQENRRQRGIRIHGVYPGPVDTEVYGTAGNYLGRTPRVAPTADAPSTIAKAIVAATNRRHSSERQIGWFNRPAIAAYRLLPSVFDALIIPLLQVTSFSSEPTEESAGNVHESAAAGQR from the coding sequence ATGAACACCGAGAACGGAAATGGTCGGCAGGTCGTGGTCGTGGTCGGCGCGTCGAGCGGCATCGGCAGGGAGACCGCGCTGGCCTATGCCCGTCGGCGGGCCAACGTGGTGCTGGCGTCGCGCTCGGAGGACGCCCTGAACGAGGTCGCCGAGGAGTGCGCGGCCGCCGGGGCCACCGACGTGCTGGTGGCACCCACCGACATCACCGACGCCGACCAGGTGCGCGACCTGTTCGCCACCGCCGTCGCGACCTACGGACACGTCGACGTCGCCGTGCAGTGCGCGGCGATCACCGCCTTCGGCCGCTTCGAGGACCTCCCGGTCGACGTGTTCGACGCGGTCATCCGCACCAATCTGCTCGGCGCGGTGAACGTGGCGCGCGCAGCGCTGCTGCACTTCCAGGAGCGCGACGCGGGACACCTCGTCCTCGTCGGATCGCTGCTCGGAGTGACCGCCGTGCCGTTTCAATCCGCCTACGTCATGAGCAAGTTCGCGATCAGCGGCCTGGTGCGCGCACTCCGGCAGGAGAACCGGCGGCAGCGTGGCATCCGGATCCACGGCGTCTACCCCGGCCCGGTGGACACCGAGGTGTACGGCACGGCGGGCAACTACCTCGGCCGCACGCCGCGCGTCGCACCGACCGCCGACGCACCGTCGACGATCGCCAAGGCGATCGTTGCGGCCACCAACCGGCGACACTCGAGCGAGCGTCAGATCGGCTGGTTCAATCGTCCCGCGATCGCCGCCTATCGCCTGCTGCCGTCGGTGTTCGACGCGTTGATCATCCCGCTGCTGCAGGTGACGTCGTTCAGCTCCGAGCCCACCGAGGAGTCGGCGGGCAACGTGCACGAGTCGGCGGCCGCCGGTCAGAGGTGA
- a CDS encoding alpha/beta fold hydrolase, which produces MPTITTSDSVEIYYKDWGSGQPIVFSHGWPLSADDWDTQLLYFLAEGYRVIAHDRRGHGRSTQTADGHDMDHYADDLAALVTHLDLHDAIHVGHSTGGGEVVRYLARHGQDRAAKAVLIAAVPPLMVQTDDNPDGLPKSAFDDLQAQLAANRSEFYRALPSGPFYGFNRPGAQASEAVIANWWRQGMMGGAKAHYDGIVAFSQTDFTADLRSITLPVLVLHSRDDQIVPYVASGPKSADLLPNGTLITYEDFPHGMPTTHADVVNAAILDFLRG; this is translated from the coding sequence ATGCCGACCATCACGACGTCCGACTCCGTCGAGATCTACTACAAGGACTGGGGATCGGGTCAACCGATCGTCTTCAGCCACGGCTGGCCGCTGAGCGCCGACGACTGGGACACCCAGCTGCTGTACTTCCTCGCCGAGGGCTACCGCGTCATCGCCCACGACCGCCGCGGGCACGGCCGCTCGACGCAGACCGCCGACGGCCACGACATGGACCACTACGCCGACGATCTCGCCGCACTGGTCACGCACCTCGACCTGCACGACGCCATCCACGTCGGTCACTCGACCGGCGGCGGTGAGGTGGTGCGCTACCTCGCCCGCCACGGCCAGGACCGTGCCGCGAAGGCCGTGCTGATCGCCGCCGTCCCGCCGCTGATGGTCCAGACCGACGACAACCCCGACGGGCTGCCGAAGTCCGCGTTCGACGATCTGCAGGCCCAATTGGCCGCCAACCGGTCCGAGTTCTACCGCGCCCTGCCGTCGGGTCCGTTCTACGGCTTCAACCGGCCGGGCGCGCAGGCGTCGGAGGCCGTCATCGCCAACTGGTGGCGGCAGGGCATGATGGGCGGCGCGAAGGCACACTACGACGGCATCGTCGCCTTCTCCCAGACCGACTTCACCGCCGACCTCCGGTCGATCACGCTGCCGGTGCTGGTGCTGCACAGCCGCGACGACCAGATCGTGCCCTACGTCGCCTCGGGCCCGAAGTCGGCCGACCTGCTGCCGAACGGGACGTTGATCACCTACGAGGACTTCCCGCACGGCATGCCGACCACGCACGCCGACGTCGTCAACGCGGCCATCCTCGACTTCCTGCGCGGCTGA
- a CDS encoding NAD(P)-dependent oxidoreductase, with amino-acid sequence MPTRDAATALTVLVPDDRGLTALADAAGVAAVRYEPGSAWPADHHDAEVVVVGYEAADAVGARFHELPALRLVQTLNAGYEQWLPYLPDGVILSNGRGAHGGSTAEWVVAVLLAIYRDLAAFAAHHAAGQWRPAVTDTLLGKRVVVLGAGDLATNLAARLVPFEVDVTLVGRSARPGVRAMADVHALLPRADVLVSMLPNDASTHHVVDAAFLAALPDRAIVVNAGRGTAVDPEALLTELRAGRLRAALDVTEPEPLPPDHPLWTAPGLLLTPHVAGSTAGAWDRAWVVARRQIEAYLRGDVPPNAVAGVTA; translated from the coding sequence ATGCCGACCCGCGACGCCGCCACGGCGCTCACGGTCCTGGTGCCCGACGACCGCGGGCTGACCGCCCTGGCCGATGCGGCCGGCGTCGCCGCGGTCCGCTACGAGCCGGGCTCGGCCTGGCCCGCCGACCACCACGACGCCGAGGTGGTGGTGGTCGGCTACGAGGCGGCCGACGCCGTCGGCGCGCGATTCCACGAATTGCCCGCACTGCGGCTCGTGCAGACGCTCAACGCCGGCTACGAGCAGTGGCTGCCGTACCTGCCGGACGGCGTCATCTTGTCCAACGGCCGTGGCGCACACGGCGGTTCGACGGCCGAGTGGGTGGTCGCCGTGCTGCTCGCGATCTACCGCGACCTCGCTGCGTTCGCCGCCCACCACGCGGCCGGACAGTGGCGACCGGCCGTCACCGACACGCTGCTGGGCAAGCGCGTCGTCGTGCTCGGCGCGGGCGACCTCGCCACCAACCTGGCGGCCCGGCTCGTGCCGTTCGAGGTCGACGTCACCCTGGTCGGCCGTTCCGCCCGACCGGGCGTCCGGGCCATGGCCGACGTCCACGCGCTGCTCCCCCGCGCCGACGTCCTGGTGTCCATGCTGCCGAACGATGCGTCGACCCACCACGTGGTGGACGCCGCCTTCCTCGCTGCGCTGCCGGACCGGGCCATCGTCGTCAACGCCGGACGCGGCACCGCCGTCGACCCCGAGGCGCTGCTCACCGAGCTGCGCGCGGGACGGCTGCGCGCCGCACTCGACGTCACCGAACCCGAACCGCTGCCACCGGATCACCCGCTGTGGACGGCTCCCGGTCTGCTGCTGACCCCGCACGTCGCCGGGAGCACCGCCGGCGCGTGGGACCGGGCGTGGGTCGTCGCGCGGCGACAGATCGAGGCATACCTGCGGGGCGACGTCCCACCGAACGCGGTCGCGGGTGTGACGGCCTGA
- a CDS encoding NAD(P)/FAD-dependent oxidoreductase: protein MSDSARPDRAVDVLVVGGGNGGIAAAARFLRRGVTDVAVLEPQLVHTYRPLLSYVGGGEATMDDAERTQRSVTPRGCTWLTSPAVAVDPAARTVRCADGTVLAYRDLVLAAGLVPDAGALAGIDAALATPAVGSNYVDRAEATWDAVRATPAGGHAVFTVPRPPVSCTGTTLKPLFLAAAHWRRVGRNVDVTLAVDRDGFLDVPAIDDRLRRHLDALDVRVLHRTAVTALHPDDRAITVRDADGAESRLDYDMLHLVPPFRGPEWLEASDLVAPDSHGLVDVDPRTFRHRRHDGIWAVGDCATLDTDPSGGALRKQTAILVDNVLAERSGAGLTEYGGYTVAPITTDAHRLIFGEFERGGRLSSSLPSFVDPLKSRRSTWAFDRYGLPSTYWHLILKGRA, encoded by the coding sequence GTGTCCGACTCCGCGCGCCCCGACCGTGCCGTCGACGTCCTCGTCGTGGGAGGAGGCAACGGCGGCATCGCCGCGGCCGCCCGCTTCCTGCGTCGGGGCGTCACCGACGTCGCCGTGCTCGAACCGCAACTGGTGCACACCTACCGTCCGCTGCTGTCCTACGTGGGCGGTGGCGAGGCCACGATGGACGACGCCGAGCGCACGCAGCGCTCCGTGACGCCGCGCGGATGCACATGGCTCACCTCACCGGCGGTCGCCGTGGATCCCGCCGCGCGTACCGTGCGGTGTGCGGACGGCACGGTGCTCGCGTACCGCGACCTCGTCCTGGCCGCCGGGCTGGTCCCCGACGCCGGGGCACTCGCCGGCATCGACGCCGCCCTCGCGACGCCGGCGGTGGGCAGCAATTACGTCGACCGCGCCGAGGCGACGTGGGATGCCGTGCGGGCCACCCCGGCGGGCGGGCATGCGGTGTTCACCGTGCCGCGGCCGCCGGTCAGCTGCACCGGCACCACCCTCAAGCCGTTGTTCCTGGCCGCGGCGCACTGGCGGCGCGTCGGACGGAACGTCGACGTCACGCTGGCGGTCGACCGCGACGGCTTCCTCGACGTGCCCGCGATCGACGACCGGTTGCGCCGGCACCTCGACGCCCTCGACGTCCGGGTGCTGCACCGCACGGCGGTGACGGCGCTGCATCCCGATGACCGCGCGATCACAGTGCGCGACGCCGACGGCGCCGAGAGTCGGCTCGACTACGACATGCTGCACCTCGTCCCGCCGTTCCGCGGGCCCGAGTGGCTCGAGGCGTCGGACCTCGTCGCGCCGGACTCGCACGGGCTGGTGGACGTCGACCCGCGGACGTTCCGCCACCGCAGGCACGACGGCATCTGGGCGGTCGGCGACTGCGCGACGCTCGACACCGACCCGTCCGGAGGCGCGTTGCGCAAGCAAACGGCGATCCTGGTGGACAACGTCCTGGCCGAGCGCAGCGGGGCGGGCCTCACCGAGTACGGCGGATACACGGTGGCACCGATCACCACGGACGCCCACCGTCTGATCTTCGGCGAGTTCGAGCGCGGCGGCCGGTTGTCCTCGTCGTTGCCGTCCTTCGTCGACCCGCTGAAGAGCCGGCGCAGCACCTGGGCGTTCGACCGCTACGGCCTGCCCTCGACGTACTGGCACCTGATCCTGAAGGGCCGGGCCTGA
- a CDS encoding MFS transporter translates to MRQGPLAGRYPAVAAMVTLALIPYLALSAAIDPLVPIITEQLHTSAQTMTLSSGLGNAAYAVGTVLAVQFAQHLPQRRMLLAYAVVLVVGSVVAASAPNGTVFVCGHVLQGLATSMLLIAAAPPLTIGFPREKLRNTAVIMNMCVFGAVALGPFIGGAQAEAGAWRPLFWIVAGIAGLALLLAALTFDDAPPADCDAPRDLPAIALATVGCTAAFVGAAQLTSHEITDVAVTGPMFGGLALIVVLIVYQFRARRPLLTIRTMLTSAIPVAGVGVALFAAAASVAATALTAAVFLQSYGPVHVGLLYLPELGGAIVMAVVFGFVISRRAMHYLPLVGMALLAAGIAVFRFALPANQPLALLAAALTGLALGATVAPALFVAGFSLQSNSLQRVFAIIELLRAVAAFMVAPVFAYFATRISDDLVEGTGIALWVGFGLAVGGAVFGVAVYALSGARPQTPDLDRFLDGDEPAWDSPPLLARLRSTPQGAPVAHVPAAPATTRAADAVPGTGPVLFAYDGTDLADHAITEAASRLGAQRDAVVVCVWQPVEVGFTPVTADHVDADRASDVRRAAERTAERGAEIARRAGMTARALTIEATPTWRGIVDAADAHGASLLVLGPHRRSGLFGRFEGSVAAAVVAHTATPVLLVPEPREDADTPERTDAEAVAAR, encoded by the coding sequence ATGCGCCAGGGCCCGTTGGCAGGGCGCTATCCCGCCGTGGCCGCCATGGTCACGCTCGCGCTCATCCCGTATCTGGCGCTCTCCGCCGCGATCGACCCGCTGGTGCCGATCATCACCGAGCAACTCCACACCAGCGCGCAGACGATGACGCTCAGCTCGGGACTCGGCAACGCCGCCTACGCGGTCGGCACCGTGCTGGCCGTGCAATTCGCCCAGCATCTTCCGCAGCGTCGCATGCTCCTCGCGTATGCGGTCGTGCTCGTCGTCGGCTCGGTGGTCGCCGCGTCGGCGCCCAATGGCACGGTCTTCGTGTGCGGCCACGTGCTGCAGGGTCTGGCCACCAGCATGCTGCTGATCGCCGCCGCGCCGCCGCTGACGATCGGCTTCCCGCGTGAGAAGCTGCGCAACACCGCGGTGATCATGAACATGTGCGTGTTCGGCGCCGTCGCGCTCGGACCGTTCATCGGCGGCGCGCAGGCCGAGGCCGGCGCGTGGCGCCCGCTGTTCTGGATCGTCGCCGGTATCGCCGGGCTCGCCCTGCTGCTGGCCGCGCTGACGTTCGATGACGCACCGCCGGCCGACTGCGACGCCCCGCGCGACCTGCCGGCGATCGCGCTGGCCACCGTCGGCTGCACGGCGGCGTTCGTCGGCGCCGCACAGCTCACGAGCCACGAAATCACCGACGTCGCCGTCACCGGCCCGATGTTCGGTGGACTCGCGCTGATCGTGGTGCTCATCGTCTACCAGTTCCGTGCGCGCCGGCCGCTGCTCACCATCCGGACCATGCTGACGAGCGCCATCCCCGTCGCCGGGGTGGGCGTCGCGTTGTTCGCCGCGGCGGCGTCGGTCGCCGCGACGGCGCTGACGGCCGCGGTGTTCCTGCAGAGCTACGGCCCGGTGCACGTCGGCCTGCTGTACCTACCGGAACTGGGCGGCGCGATCGTCATGGCCGTCGTGTTCGGGTTCGTCATCTCCCGCCGCGCCATGCACTACCTGCCCCTGGTCGGGATGGCACTGCTCGCCGCGGGCATCGCCGTGTTCCGGTTCGCCCTGCCCGCCAACCAACCACTGGCCCTGCTCGCGGCCGCGCTCACCGGCCTCGCGCTCGGCGCCACGGTCGCCCCGGCACTGTTCGTCGCCGGCTTCTCGCTGCAGTCGAACAGCCTGCAGCGCGTGTTCGCGATCATCGAACTGCTGCGCGCCGTCGCGGCATTCATGGTGGCGCCGGTCTTCGCGTACTTCGCGACCCGGATCTCCGACGACCTCGTCGAGGGCACCGGCATCGCACTGTGGGTCGGCTTCGGCCTCGCCGTGGGTGGCGCCGTCTTCGGCGTCGCGGTGTACGCGCTGAGCGGTGCCCGTCCACAGACCCCGGACCTCGACCGGTTCCTCGACGGCGACGAACCCGCCTGGGACTCGCCGCCACTGCTGGCCCGGCTGCGCTCGACACCGCAGGGCGCACCCGTCGCCCACGTGCCCGCGGCACCCGCGACGACGCGTGCGGCGGACGCCGTCCCCGGCACCGGACCCGTCCTGTTCGCTTACGACGGAACCGATCTCGCCGATCACGCCATCACCGAGGCCGCCTCACGGCTCGGTGCGCAGCGCGACGCCGTCGTGGTCTGCGTCTGGCAACCCGTGGAGGTCGGCTTCACCCCCGTCACCGCGGACCACGTCGACGCCGACCGCGCCAGCGACGTGCGACGCGCCGCCGAACGCACCGCGGAGCGCGGCGCCGAGATCGCCCGCCGGGCCGGAATGACGGCCCGCGCGCTGACGATCGAGGCCACGCCGACATGGCGCGGCATCGTCGACGCCGCCGATGCGCATGGCGCGAGCCTGCTGGTGTTGGGCCCGCACCGACGCAGCGGACTGTTCGGCAGATTCGAGGGCAGCGTCGCGGCCGCCGTGGTGGCGCACACCGCCACACCGGTGCTGCTGGTGCCCGAGCCGCGCGAGGACGCCGACACGCCGGAGAGGACGGACGCGGAGGCCGTCGCCGCCCGCTGA
- a CDS encoding deoxyribodipyrimidine photolyase, translating into MLHDVVLAAAQPEAAGFILRGIKGIFVAIGSIIAAIVCAVIAATKGRSALGWGVLGLFFSILTLIVVIVIPSKRSA; encoded by the coding sequence ATGCTCCACGACGTCGTCCTGGCCGCCGCGCAACCCGAGGCCGCGGGATTCATCCTGCGCGGCATCAAGGGAATCTTCGTGGCGATCGGCAGCATCATCGCCGCGATCGTCTGCGCCGTCATCGCCGCCACCAAGGGTCGCAGCGCCCTGGGCTGGGGCGTCCTGGGCCTCTTCTTCTCGATCCTCACGCTGATCGTCGTCATCGTGATCCCGTCCAAGCGGTCGGCCTGA
- a CDS encoding GGDEF domain-containing protein, with protein MAAPTITERLLSDHHYEWITDYLAARRLTGRVRWMMASIAASLALCVLALLLSVDGPRTGFAVAMMWTAFGGGVAGAILWVRGWPGHAQSLLFALVANASIALACLAYPNPQGALTGCIAFATTAAYVAFFHSTSLVAYNVAVAAAVAVIAAVRVASSGHLALAAVDLFLVVQINIAMPLGIYVLIRALGVDLERADRDPLTGLLNRRSFEHHVEKMLAAGTADAHLVVAVVDLDDFKRINDTRGHRAGDDALVAVGRALTQAVSDTAAVVVRSGGEEFIVAVTSATGAAPPVARRICDGISALPQSITASVGTAAAPVPSLRGDDVRAGLAALVVAADEAMYSAKRAGGNRHRHAGCRHL; from the coding sequence ATGGCGGCCCCGACGATCACCGAGCGGTTGCTGAGCGATCATCACTACGAGTGGATCACCGACTATCTCGCGGCGCGCCGGCTGACCGGGCGCGTTCGCTGGATGATGGCGTCGATCGCCGCGTCGCTCGCCCTGTGCGTGCTTGCGCTGCTGCTCAGCGTCGATGGTCCGCGCACCGGGTTCGCGGTGGCGATGATGTGGACGGCGTTCGGCGGCGGGGTGGCCGGGGCCATCCTGTGGGTCCGCGGGTGGCCCGGTCACGCGCAGTCGTTGCTGTTCGCGTTGGTGGCGAATGCGTCGATCGCGCTGGCGTGCCTCGCCTATCCCAACCCGCAGGGCGCGCTGACGGGGTGCATCGCCTTCGCGACGACGGCCGCGTACGTCGCCTTCTTCCACTCGACGTCGCTCGTCGCCTACAACGTCGCCGTCGCCGCGGCGGTCGCGGTGATCGCCGCCGTCCGGGTCGCGTCGTCGGGCCATCTGGCGCTCGCGGCCGTGGATCTGTTCCTCGTCGTGCAGATCAACATCGCGATGCCGCTGGGCATCTACGTGCTCATCCGGGCGTTGGGCGTCGATCTCGAACGCGCCGACCGCGATCCGCTGACCGGTCTGCTCAACCGCCGGTCCTTCGAGCATCACGTCGAGAAGATGCTCGCCGCCGGCACGGCGGACGCGCACCTCGTCGTGGCGGTGGTGGACCTCGACGACTTCAAGCGCATCAACGACACCCGGGGTCACCGGGCGGGCGACGATGCCCTCGTCGCGGTGGGCCGGGCGCTGACGCAGGCGGTCTCGGACACCGCAGCCGTGGTGGTGCGCAGTGGCGGCGAGGAGTTCATCGTCGCGGTCACGTCGGCCACCGGCGCGGCGCCGCCGGTGGCCCGCAGGATCTGCGACGGGATCTCCGCGCTCCCGCAATCGATCACCGCGAGCGTCGGCACCGCCGCGGCTCCCGTCCCGTCACTGCGCGGCGACGACGTCCGCGCCGGCCTCGCGGCGCTCGTGGTGGCGGCCGACGAGGCGATGTACTCGGCGAAGCGGGCGGGCGGCAATCGACACCGGCACGCCGGCTGCCGTCACCTCTGA
- a CDS encoding FAD-dependent monooxygenase yields MRVAVIGAGIGGLTAAIALRAAGADVAVYERASELKALGAGVAIAPNGSRVLESLGLGTAIDAIAGRVTGYAYRTWTGTPLVDDPRTLSLGDPGRTWFLHRAEFQQALVAALPRGVVRLGRRCVGVADSADGVRVDFAGGDAAVADLVVAADGIHSRLQTVVAEPAAPVSEGIMAYRGLVPTERLRGVVDAAASSMWLGPDRSFLVYPVSAGRLLNVVAFVPTTLDVEESWTAPGDVAELAAAYAGWDDRVRAVIAAMDETFRWGIYDREPLDRWSTGRVTLLGDAAHAVTPHLGQGANQAVEDAATLAELLDGATAADVPAALTAYEALRRDRTRLVRSQARAAGRIYRSADVTPGEQARLLREIYGSIEIDTHDARALARRARSEVALPH; encoded by the coding sequence CTGCGCGTGGCGGTGATCGGTGCGGGCATCGGCGGTCTGACCGCGGCGATCGCGCTGCGCGCGGCAGGAGCCGACGTCGCGGTGTACGAGCGGGCGTCCGAACTCAAGGCGCTCGGAGCCGGCGTCGCGATCGCTCCCAATGGATCCCGCGTCCTCGAGTCCCTCGGGCTCGGCACGGCGATCGACGCCATCGCCGGACGCGTCACCGGCTACGCCTACCGAACGTGGACGGGCACGCCGCTGGTCGACGACCCACGGACGCTCTCCCTCGGAGATCCGGGGAGGACGTGGTTCCTGCACCGGGCGGAGTTCCAGCAGGCGCTCGTCGCGGCCCTGCCGCGCGGCGTGGTGCGGCTCGGCCGGCGGTGCGTCGGCGTCGCCGACTCCGCCGACGGTGTGCGCGTCGACTTCGCCGGCGGGGACGCCGCCGTGGCGGACCTCGTGGTGGCTGCCGACGGCATCCACTCCCGGCTGCAGACGGTGGTGGCGGAGCCGGCCGCGCCGGTCAGCGAGGGCATCATGGCATACCGCGGCCTCGTCCCGACCGAGCGGCTGCGCGGCGTCGTCGACGCCGCGGCCAGCTCGATGTGGCTCGGGCCGGACCGCAGCTTCCTGGTGTACCCCGTGTCGGCGGGCCGCCTGCTCAACGTGGTGGCGTTCGTGCCGACCACTCTGGACGTCGAGGAATCCTGGACCGCACCGGGCGACGTCGCCGAACTGGCCGCGGCATACGCCGGGTGGGACGACCGGGTGCGTGCGGTCATCGCCGCGATGGACGAGACGTTCCGGTGGGGCATCTACGACCGCGAACCCCTCGATCGGTGGTCGACCGGGCGCGTCACGCTGCTCGGCGACGCAGCGCATGCCGTTACCCCGCATCTGGGGCAGGGTGCGAACCAGGCCGTCGAGGACGCCGCGACGCTCGCCGAACTGCTCGACGGCGCCACCGCCGCGGACGTGCCCGCGGCGCTCACGGCCTACGAGGCGCTGCGCCGGGACCGGACGCGGCTGGTTCGCAGTCAGGCGCGGGCCGCAGGCCGGATCTACCGGTCGGCCGACGTGACGCCCGGCGAGCAGGCGCGGCTGCTGCGGGAGATCTACGGCAGCATCGAGATCGACACCCACGACGCCCGGGCGCTGGCGCGGCGCGCGCGGTCGGAGGTGGCGCTGCCGCACTAG